In Vicia villosa cultivar HV-30 ecotype Madison, WI linkage group LG7, Vvil1.0, whole genome shotgun sequence, the DNA window aaagtcaattgaactttgaccgaccaaaactctctcataatttatcagaaaaattccgaACAAAGCTCagtctcaaggaaattcaattctctaaaactttgatgttgggaccaaggtcaagaaatgcttcggcctaagagatataagccaaaacattacaggtcattttcaaagtcaacaaaaagcagttttttgtcaaagcccatatcatcaaaataacttctccaaatgcaaaaacgcttccaaagtggcttgtagaggacatcttgggctttccgaaaagtaaaagaacactttcataggatcaaaattgaggaagatatgccttgatgaagttgaccttttttggaaaaatgcatgaaacaagtaatgaccaaaatttgattttttttctttttcaaaaaggccaattcttttgtgattcaatcttgattttcatatgtttaaagatattcacaacatatccatgattcatgacatttttatttcattttaattaaattttattcatttaaagtttaattaaagtgagataattcaaagatattatcaaagatgcttatggttgccaatcaagaccaattcaagatgcttaaagatattattgcaagattgaagagaataatacttgagtgattaaactatggttatgttttttaacctagcataaaagaatattccattctttttccacaaaatcaatcatgacaatttccacttgcaagacttatgatcatatctctttgcctataaatagagcttcattttcttcattcaaggggaggaaaaaaagggagaggaacacaaagaacaacaacaatcaccacaaagtcatagcttaagtttatatttttgcaaaagtttcaagaaacttgtaaaaatcaaggctcattcaaatagccactttcagtcaatttcaatcactctattccactcttgggacatcatagagtaagtacaatgtaatttttaatatgtagtagtgttaggagttcatgaattaaaaactccatatttatgcatattttcaatttctcaaaaaaaatgttttaattttagttttaagttgataaaatgtttatttaattttcaacataaaaatattttattttttttcataattaatttattttgcttaattaattagtaattatgtaaatatttctttttttttaattattttcaaccaatcaaaaaactccaaaaatattttccttttagatttaggtttatattttttataatctaaattttgacatataaaataatatttttcttcctaagtttaattatttgtataattatttgtttaattagcttgttaattaacttaaaatcaattccaaaaaaatcacaaaaagaatgaattaagtttaatttgttttatatttatttatgtatattatttgatattatttcttatctttttcctttgtcccggatcaaaataaaagatcaaatatggcagagattgtatgcagttgatttaagactttttggaaatttatcgtgtagtcgctatgattctatcaagcttctgataaattttcattaactttaaatccgagatcatcattcactcaccatcgatcttcactaacatcgtggatatacttgactagcttcaagatgattcgcgtgctaacatactaacaattaactttaaattccgcattttattatattgttctttatatttcttgctttatactttattttatcattcatcatatttatgtttatgttattttctctttgtccatttggacatattatttatgtttctgttactttttctttgtccatttggacatattactgctattttttctttgtccatttggacatattatttatatttctgctattttttctttgtccatttggacatattatttatatttctgttattttttctttgtccatttggacatattatttatatttctactattttttctttgtccatttggacatattatttatatatctgctattttttctttgtccatttggacatattatttatatttctgctatttttttctttgtccatttggacatattatttatatttctgctatttttctttgtccattttggacatattatttatgtttccgctatttttctttgtccatttggacatattatttatgtttccgctattttctctttgtccatttggacatattatttatgtttccgctatttttctttgtccatttggacatattatttatgtttccgctattttctctttgtccatttggacatattatttatgcttccgctattttttctttgtccatttggacgcgctgtttatgtttccgtcatctttcttttgtccacttggaccatattttttacctttgagctaaaacattaattatcaagataaaatttaaaaaaaaaagcactttgcacacttgcacctctatggttctccctcttattactttttttaatcataccatcatttaagaaaagtattaaatgcataggaaaggtcttataaattgagagtagatcactcctaattgcttgctcaaacactttcattttcaaacaacgtattttcaaaacttctcgtctattttcaaaactttcatctggtatttgaagggcattattcccggtgaaactcttcagagacctatgtgacatattgtccatcttcactttgtataaccaaccccccgaacccaaaatctgtcaaaaggtcttttttctgttcttttttgcctttcctaaatattggacaaaataaaagtcggtggcgactcttgcaaaaataaaaaaaatatcaaagagaaaaaagagcaaggagtcagttcgccttaaaaaaccgagtttacaatacccacattcttttgggtccttttgggttagttctcctcaagttctaatTGAAATGAGGTTTAGCACAGGATTTATCATAAGATTTTCTAGTGTGTGCAACATGTTTCTtgttgtgtgttatgtgaaaactcttagagttagatgtgtgctttatatcatgagaatggtCAAACATGAActgatcatacagaggtttgtatgtgataatcatctcatcaacaggttcaagtttatatggggtttcaccctcatagcctatgccaagtctcttgtttccacttactccatatatcatagaggctagctgacttctgtcaatacttctagatagaaactttctaaaactcaagtcatattccttaagaattttgttcacacttggaatagacttttctgaacttgaagatgattcaacatattTAGATTGtttcaaaactttttcctttagtttagaattttctacttcaagtctcttagtttcagatgcaaagagctttctcagatttttgtatttgatactaagtttagccttgatttccagaagtttagttaagctggaaactaactcatctctagaaagttcaaaaaatacctcttcagagtctgagtctgatgtagattctgattcttcatcaacagtggccatcagtgctatgtttgcctgctcatcttcagaatctgactcttgatcagaagaatctgagtcatcccaagtagccattaagcctttcttcttttcaaatgttttcttgggattttccctctgaagctttgggcaTTCACttttgtagtgtccaggttctttTCAAATATTGAAGGCCAGATATGGGAATTTGCAACAAACTGTGATGTGCGGCATTGACGCGAAGAAGACCAAAAAGAATTCAGCATGGTGGAAGGATGTTATTTCAGCCAGTATTTTTAAAACTAACTTTGATTGTTTTGTAGGTGGTTTATCGGCTAAATTAGACGCAGGAGACAATATCTATTTCTGGCATAACAAATGGCTTGGGGAGGCACCATTCAAAACCATGTTTTCAAACCTGTTCAGGCTTGCTGGAAAACCTATGGGAAAGATTTGCGAGATGGGATCCTGGAACGACAACGGCTGGAACTGGAACTTGCACATCGAGGCAGACAAGATGCTAGAGGATCCGATTAATGCAACAGAGGAAGCTTTTAGTCTAATTGAGTTGTTAACAAAAATCAGGCCCATTGCCGAGGTGAAAGACAAGCTGTTATGGTGTCCGAATCAAGACGGAGTTTTTAATGTGAAAAGCTATTACAATCTAATTCGAGGCCGTGATTTGGAAGATGTTGTGGAAACTTAAACATATCTAGCTCTCAAAAGGATTTGGAAGACTAACATCCCATCAAGATTGAAGGTTTTCGGTTGGAGGGTGGCGCTCAATAGGTTACCTACAAAAGATCATTTGGTGAAAAGAGGGATAATTCGAAATGAACAACAAGAACTTTGTCTATTCTATGACGAGAAGGCAGAAGACCTTGATCATCTGTTGTTCAAATGCAAGATAAGTCAAAAAGTGTGGAGCAACATCTATGGTTTGTTGGATATTAAAGATATGGAGGATTTTGTTGGTGTGCATCATATGAGGAATTTCACTCGAGCCTTACAGGGGAAGATAAAGAAGAAGGAATTATGCTTAGTTTGGTTAGCTACTGTGTGGACGATATGGACATGGAGAAATAAGATCATATTCAAAGGCGATCAGTTGGTGCTCGACGATTTAATAATGAACATCAAAGTGATGGCTTGGTCATGGCATAGCATTGGCAAGAGAGGAGCATGTTGCACCACTTTGTATTATTGGTTACATTCACCTCTTGATTATCTAATTTTTGACTAAGCGTTTTTGTATCGGGTTGTGTACCCCTTGTACTCTAATTAATAAACTCtgcttataaaataaattaaaaaaaaaaacgtcaTATCCTAAATAAATAGATGTTTGTATATAaatcataacaattaaataatgcaTTTGATATGAATAATGAATGTAAAATGTCTTTATCTTTTAGTCTCCCATTTGAATTTCCTCCACTTATTTGTATTTGTTCTAAGCTGTCTACTGAGTTCAAAGATAAGAAAATCCAATAATAACAAATAGAGCAATGTCCAACGAATAGCAGGTTGATCTTCCTTCCCTTCCAAGCAGACAATCACTCCCGTAATCGTCATTCCTACCGTCCAAATTGATCCAGCGGCTAACCGCATAGTGTGTCTCAGCATACGCGTTCGGTTGTCAACTAATTCTCCTATTTAAAGAAGGGAGAGCATCATTATGAAGTATTCAAATCCTTTACAATTTAAACTTTGCTTCGCACTTTCTTATTGACATGGGTATTAGAATATTAACCTTGTAGGTGAGCTTCTCTCCACTATATCGAAACTAGTAAACCACCGTAATAGAAAGTGAACTCATCCTCTCTTACTAACATTCAATTCTAGAGTAGAATATTATTTATTCTATTGTCTGATTTTTGTGTCCTATTAATAGGACCTGTATCATTCTACAATATTACATTTGTGAATAACATAATACAAAACTTATAAtactttttctttgaatttttgctctttttctttatttcataacaTGTTATTAACACAAACCCTATCGAAGAAGTGAATTTATAATTAACTTGCATAATGTTGTTTAGGTAAAtcttttatatttcttatttatcttttaaattaaattttagcgtgttaatttattataatattttaatttaaactttattttgttaacacaattatatttttaagtttgtctattttttttatgaattctTGAAGAGTTCATATTCAAGTATCTTTGTAAGATTGTGCAAATTAGGAtgctttaatatttatttatgagattattttttatatatagtcTTCGAAGAActtaaaaattagaaaatttctaTATAGACCCTATTTTTTTGGTCAACCGCGGTGAAATCCTAAAAATAtccctatatttcggaaatgcatctccgaagttaaaaatagagtgatttcggaaatgcatctccgtaaacacatttttttacctaaaaaaattatttcaaaaacacCACTTCGGAGATGGATTTCCGAAAAAATGAGCGTTCTGCTAtttaaacaaaacagcctcccCCCATTTCCATTTTACCCTAAAACTCAAAAAGTTTCAAAAATCTTCCCATTTTTGGTTCCTACTACACGAACTTGACTCACCAAAGTTGCTCTACAACCTTCAAAGACCACTCAAAGGCTAAGTTTCAAAGCttccaatttgtaagttttacttCCTTCAACTATAGGATTGAAATGCATAGtagggttgttagaaattagTAAAATGTATAGGGTTTAGTTATTATATGTCACTGAGGTTGTTTAGAtagtaaaaatttgattttgaagcacTTTGGGCAAAATGTAGAGGTTGTGCAAAAATAGTGTTCGTAGGggggtttcggaagtgcatttccgaaaacacctccttgaccagtttcggaaatgtactttcgAAATTAACccagaaagttttttttttattttcttgattgtttcgcattcttatggatttcaattttttcaggaaaatggcaGGCAACCCTGCACAACTTAAATAGAGCAGAGAGACCTAGACAGCgacggctagacgcgagcgggcggtaCAGCTGGcatcgacccagggacggggtaGAGCACGAGTAAACGTCCAGATGGATGAGCCTGGTTCTTCATCTGGATCAAGGATTCGGCTAGCTTGGGTGTCTTCTTCCCATCAGGAGGTACGGGAGGACGAGGAGGAGGTGATACCTGATGTTGACGCTCCGCATGGGGAGGAGGGGGAgcagggctacccgggagggcctaggGACATTTCCTTGCTTATTTACTACCACGACCACGTCGCTCGGCGTGTCTGGGAGGGacaggtattttttttaattacactttataatttaactgttttttatttagattttttaattacactttataatttaacagttttttattaagg includes these proteins:
- the LOC131619167 gene encoding uncharacterized protein LOC131619167 — translated: MDEPGSSSGSRIRLAWVSSSHQEVREDEEEVIPDVDAPHGEEGEQGYPGGPRDISLLIYYHDHVARRVWEGQADDKIREPRAEIFYLFKPDYQWFNDVVAGSGLGGLCMTEYITISHGMQGAFMER